The Streptomyces sp. NBC_01244 genome contains a region encoding:
- a CDS encoding universal stress protein: MSVPSDQPVPPAAPVLPALPVLVGFDGSARSVAAARWAAREALAAGAPLRLLHVGQAWPTIQPISVEFQPVLGESERVARTALSALVEELRTTHQGLTVEAATAEGGPGNEIPRAAARSGAGLIVLGASGEDRHVVPRLGSTALHVAGRAEVPVVLVREPAERAPHGHGVVVGVDPAGDYAAVLDFAYAWAARHALPLRAVHAVQAGPAGPEPLEAAVSAAGARHPLVAAECVTRPGDPAQLLLDESAEADLLVVGRRHHRPLHGMGPTDHAVAHHAHSPVALIPHG; this comes from the coding sequence ATGTCCGTCCCGTCCGACCAGCCTGTCCCGCCCGCGGCTCCTGTCCTCCCCGCCCTCCCCGTCCTCGTGGGGTTCGACGGGTCCGCCCGGAGCGTCGCCGCGGCCCGGTGGGCCGCACGTGAGGCCCTGGCGGCCGGGGCGCCGCTCCGGCTGCTCCACGTGGGCCAGGCCTGGCCCACCATCCAGCCGATCTCCGTGGAGTTCCAGCCCGTGCTCGGCGAGAGCGAGCGCGTGGCGAGGACCGCGCTGTCGGCGCTCGTCGAGGAACTCCGCACCACCCACCAGGGCCTGACCGTCGAGGCGGCCACCGCCGAGGGCGGACCCGGCAACGAGATCCCGCGGGCGGCGGCCCGGTCGGGCGCCGGGCTGATCGTGCTCGGTGCGAGCGGCGAGGACCGCCACGTGGTCCCCCGCCTCGGCTCCACGGCGCTGCACGTCGCGGGGCGCGCCGAGGTCCCCGTGGTCCTGGTACGGGAGCCCGCCGAGCGTGCGCCGCACGGACACGGGGTCGTCGTGGGGGTGGACCCGGCGGGCGACTACGCCGCGGTGCTCGACTTCGCGTACGCCTGGGCGGCGCGCCACGCGCTCCCGCTGCGCGCGGTGCACGCGGTGCAAGCGGGCCCGGCAGGCCCGGAGCCGCTCGAAGCGGCGGTGTCCGCGGCCGGCGCGCGCCACCCGCTGGTGGCGGCCGAGTGCGTGACCCGCCCCGGCGACCCGGCGCAGCTCTTGCTCGACGAGTCGGCCGAGGCCGACCTCCTGGTCGTCGGCCGCCGCCACCACCGCCCCCTCCACGGCATGGGCCCCACGGACCACGCGGTGGCCCACCACGCCCACAGCCCGGTGGCCCTGATCCCCCACGGCTAG